The Phormidium yuhuli AB48 DNA window CCTGCCGCACACCATGCCGGAACAACTCTTCAATACTCATATTGCCAACGCTCAGGTTCTGCAACCGCCCGTCGAGATGAAGGCTCAAGTGCCTCTGAGCGATCGCGCCCAACAGACCATCGCCCAATCCCGTCGCCAGCTTGAGGCCATTCTCGATCGTCGGGATTCTCGCAGCTTTGTTGTGGTTGGCCCCTGTTCTATCCATGATGTCAACGCTGCCAAAGACTATGCCCAACGGCTGCGGGAGTTGAGCGATCGCGTTCAAGACAAACTCCTGCTCGTGATGCGTGTCTATTTCGAGAAACCCCGCACCACCGTCGGCTGGAAAGGACTCATCAACGACCCCGACATGGATGACTCCTTCCAGATTGAAAAAGGACTGCTTCTGGCCCGTCAACTGCTAGCTGATATTGCCGATCTCGGCTTACCCACCGCCACCGAAGCCCTCGATCCCATCGTGCCTCAATATATCAGCGATGTTCTCAGTTGGTCCGCCATCGGCGCTCGCACCATTGAATCCCAAACTCACCGAGAAATGGCCAGCGGACTCTCCATGCCCGTAGGACTCAAAAATGGCACCAACGGCAGCATCGAAGTCGCCCTCAACGCCATGAAAGCGGCTCGGGAACCCCATAGTTTTCTGGGAATCGACGAAAATGGCTCCGTGAGCGTTTTTAAAACCAGCGGCAACGACTATGCCCACATCATCCTGCGGGGGGGCGGCGGTCAAGTGAACTACAATGCCGAATCCATTGCCCGAGTTGAAGCCGAACTCAAAGCGGCTGGTCTTCCGCCGCGCTTGGTGGTCGACTGTAGTCATGGCAATTCCCACAAAGACCATCGCCGTCAGGCTGGGGTGTTCCAAAATGTAGTGGAGCAAATCCAAGCGGGGAACTCCTCCATTGTGGGCATGATGTTAGAGTCCAATCTGTTTGAAGGGAACCAAACCATCCCTGGGGACTTAAACGACTTACGTTATGGGGTGTCCGTCACCGACAAGTGTTTGAGTTGGCAGGATACCGAAGCGACCATTTTGGCTGCCTATCAAACCCTAGGGGGGCGGTTGTAACCGCCTCTGGTAGGGGAATCCGCCGCGTAGATAACTTGGGATTTGGCCATGAGTAAGGCGCAAACAGCACGACTTGTTGAAGTCTTTTCGGCAATTCAGGGAGAAGGGGCTAACATTGGCACGCGGCAGATCTTTATCCGCTTTGCCCTTTGTGATTTGCGCTGTCTCTACTGTGATAGTGCCCACACCTGGCACGCCCCCGCCCAATGCCAGATTGAGCGCACACCGGGATTACGCGACTTTGACAGCTACGAGAATCCCATCTCGGTGGAGGTCTTGTCAGGGTTGGTGGAACGGCAAAATCGACCCGGGCTACATGACAGTATCAGTTTGACTGGGGGGGAACCCCTGTTGCACGCCCCGTTCCTAGAAGTATTTTTACCCGAGATTCGCCGACGGACTCAGCTGCCTATTTATCTGGAGACGGGCGGACATCGTCCTGATAAACTTGAGCCGGTTCTGCCCTATTTGGATTTAGTGGGGATGGATGTCAAGTTACCCAGTACCAGTGGTGAGACTTGGTGGGAGGAACATGAGCAGTTT harbors:
- a CDS encoding 3-deoxy-7-phosphoheptulonate synthase; this encodes MPHTLPHTMPEQLFNTHIANAQVLQPPVEMKAQVPLSDRAQQTIAQSRRQLEAILDRRDSRSFVVVGPCSIHDVNAAKDYAQRLRELSDRVQDKLLLVMRVYFEKPRTTVGWKGLINDPDMDDSFQIEKGLLLARQLLADIADLGLPTATEALDPIVPQYISDVLSWSAIGARTIESQTHREMASGLSMPVGLKNGTNGSIEVALNAMKAAREPHSFLGIDENGSVSVFKTSGNDYAHIILRGGGGQVNYNAESIARVEAELKAAGLPPRLVVDCSHGNSHKDHRRQAGVFQNVVEQIQAGNSSIVGMMLESNLFEGNQTIPGDLNDLRYGVSVTDKCLSWQDTEATILAAYQTLGGRL
- a CDS encoding 7-carboxy-7-deazaguanine synthase QueE is translated as MSKAQTARLVEVFSAIQGEGANIGTRQIFIRFALCDLRCLYCDSAHTWHAPAQCQIERTPGLRDFDSYENPISVEVLSGLVERQNRPGLHDSISLTGGEPLLHAPFLEVFLPEIRRRTQLPIYLETGGHRPDKLEPVLPYLDLVGMDVKLPSTSGETWWEEHEQFLKLCHRAGVSVFVKTIVCDRTPAQELERVAHLVSRVNPETPIYLQPVTPLNGVLRATNEALRKDSFRDAVVPDPEQVLAWQTMMKRTIRQVRVVPQTHKMIGQL